In Pseudomonas sp. PDNC002, the DNA window ACCGCATCGCTCTGCTGGCCGGTGAGCAGAACGGCCCGCGCGCCAGCCGTGGCGCGGTGCAGCGGGTTCGCCAGCTGGCGCGGCAGTTCAAGGGTTACCTGCGTGGACCGGCCCGCGAACCGGTGAGCGATCCGGATCATCCGCGCTGGCTCGGTGGCCTGCTGGCCTTCGCCTACCCGGACCGTATCGCCCGCCAGCGTCGCGCGGGTGGCGGCGAATACCGCCTGGCCAACGGTCGCGCCGCGCTGTTCGGCGAGCCGGATGCGCTGATGAAGGAAGCCTGGTTGGTGATCGCCGACCTCGGCAGCCGCCAGGGCCAGCGCGAGGAGCGCATCTACCTGGCGGCGGCGCTGGAGCCGGCGCTGTTCGAAACGATCCTGGCCGAGCAGGTCAGCGTCCACGACGAGCTGGACTGGGACGAGCGCGAAGGAGTGCTGCGCGCCGAGCGTCAGCGCAAGGTCGGTGAACTGGTGCTGTCCACCGAGGCGCTGCCCAACCTCGATGCCGAGGCGCGCAGTCGCGCTCTGCTCGGCCTTGTGCGGCGCAAGGGCTTGGAGCTGCTGCCGTGGACACCGGAGCTGCGCCAATGGCAGGCGCGCATCGCCTTGCTGCGCCGGCTCGATCTGGAAGGCAAAGGAGAGAGCGAATGGCCGGACGTCAGCGACGCCGCGCTGCTGGCTTCGCTGGAGGATTGGCTACTGCCCTACCTGGGCAAGGTCTCGCGGTTGTCGCACTTCGCCAACCTGGAGCTGGCCGGGATTCTCCATGCGCAGCTGCCCTGGCCACTGCCGCAACGCCTGGACGAGCTGGCGCCGCGCTCGCTGCAGGTGCCGTCCGGCTCGAACATCCGCCTGGACTACAGCGAGTTCCCGCCGGTGCTGGCTGTGCGGTTGCAGGAGCTGTTCGGCCTCGCCGATACGCCGCGCATCGCCCAGGGCCGCGTGGCGGTGAAGTTGCACCTGCTTTCTCCGGCGCAGCGGCCGGTGCAGGTGACGCAGGACCTGGCCAACTTCTGGCGCAGTACCTATGCCGAAGTGAAGAAGGACCTCAAGGGTCGCTATCCGAAGCATTACTGGCCGGATGACCCGTTGATCGCCGAGCCCACGGCGCGGGCGAAGCCGCGCAAGGGGTAGGGGCGCAGCGATGGCTTGCCCTCACCCCAGCCCTCTCCCTCAGGGAGAGGGGGCAGCCCGAGCCGGCTGAGACCTTGGTTTCCTCCTGCACCGAACGGTTCCCTCGCACGCTTGAGGTGCGGGGGCGTGTAGCCAGGGTTAGGGTGAGGGGCTCTTTATCTTGTGGGGGCAACTGTCTTCTTCAGGGAGGTCCGTACCGACGCATCCCCCTCACCCCAGCCCTCTCCCTCAGGGAGAGGGGGCAGCCCGAGCCGGCTGAGACCTTGGTTTCCTCCTGCACCGAACGGTTCCCTCGCACGCTTGAGGTGCGGGGCGTAGCCAGGGTTAGGGTGAGGGGCTCTTGATCTTGTGGGGGCAACTGTCTTCTTCAGGGAGGTCCGTACCGACGCATCCCCCTCACCCCAGCCCTCTCCCTCAGGGAGAGGGGGCAATCCGAGCCGGCTGAGACCTTGGTTTCCTCCTGCACCGAACGGTTCCCTCTCCCTCAGGAGCGGGGCGCGCGCCCAGGGTTAGGGTGAGGGCTCTTGATCTTGTAGGAGCGGATTCATCCGCGATGCTCTTGCGCGGCACGGAATCGATCGCGGACGGAGTCCGCTCCTGCGCAATGCCGCCCCGCGAAACCCTGCTCAGGGCAACTTCATCTCGTATCCCGCCGCCTGCAATTCGTCGTAGGCGTGGTCCAGTTGGACCCGCAGCGCTTCGGCGTCCGGCGCTCGGCGCGAGACGATCAGTTTGGTCGGCACGCTGTAGAGGTGGTCGAAGGCCAGCGGCACCATGTTCAGTTCGCGCTGAGCCTGTTCCACCGGGGTCTGGTAGTCGATGAGGAAATCGCCGCGTCCGCGTTCGAGCATCTGCAGCGCGGCGGTGTGCGTGCTGGTGCGGTGCAGTTCGAGCTTCAGCGCCGGGTCGGCCAGCAGGTCGGTGATCGGCCGCCAGTAGCTGTAGCCGCTGATCAGGATCACCCGGCTGCCGGTGAGGCCTTCGGGCATCTTCGGCGATGGGCGCGAGGGCAGGTGATAGAGGTTCAGCTCGACGTGGCCCAGCGTGCGCTCGCATTCCAGCGTGCTACCGGCCAGTTCCTGTTTGCCAGGCGCGCCGGCCCAGAGCTGCACGCTGCCATCCTGCAACCCCAGGTACAGGCGGGCGCTGGGCAGCGGGCGGAAATCCGCACGGTAGCCGGCCTTGAGCAGGATGCGCCGGACCATCTCGGCGCCGCTGCCGCGCGTGCTGCCGTCCGGGGCTGTGTAGGTGTAGGGAGGGAATTCGTAGTAGCCCACGGTCAGCGCCGGCAACGGACGCGGCAGGCGGTCGGCGAGTGTGGGACGCTCCACGGCGGTGGCATGGAGGCAGAGGAGGGCGAGGGTCAGCCCGGCGAGGCGGCTCAAATGCATGGATGGCCTGGGATGCTCGTTATAGTTTTTGTTCGAAGCGAGCCGAGCATGCGGCCGCCGTGCCGCGCTTGTCCAGATTTGCCCGCGCAGGACGTGCAGCCGGTCGAAATGTGCCGCTCAGTGCGGCAGCAGGAAGCGCGCCGCCAGCGGCAGGTGGTTGGAGATTCGCAGGGTGTCGCTGCGCCGCACTCCCGCCTCGACCCGGCTCAGGCTGGGGCTGTGGATCAGGTAGTCGAGGGTGCGGTCGGGCTTGTGTACGCGCGGGTCGTTGGGGAAGTGGGTGTACCAGTTTTCCTGGTCGGCGCCGCTGGACTCCTCCACCGCCGGGATGACCGGGAAACGCGCCGCCAGCAGGTTCAGCTCGCTGTTGGCGCGGTACGGCGCGCGCAGGACTTCCGGCAGGTACGGGTACTGGCCCAGCGGCAGCAGGCCGAGATCACCACCCAGCAGCCAGGGGCGTCCGGCGGCCTGCAGGGTGCTCAGGTGCGCCTCGACGGCCTCGACCTGGCGCTGCGGGGTGTCGTCGCCGTTGGGCCGTTGCAGCCAGGTGTTGACCACGCTGAGCTGGCCGCCGCCACGGATCGGCAGGTTGCTCTGCAGCATTGCCGGTTGCGGGGCGAACAGGCGCAGCAGCGGGATCGACGAGCGCTGTGGCAGGGCGATGCGCTCGCCACCGGTGATCTGGAAGCGGCTGAAGGTCACCAGCTTGCGCCCGGCGCTGCCGAATACGTGGGGGTTGGGATCGAAGCGCGCCTTCCAGTCGAAGGTGGCGGCGGAACAGGGATAGAGGTCGGCCAGGCGGTCGCCGATCAGCGCCTGCTGGTCCTGCTTGCCGGTGGCGGCGGCGCCGTCGTCGACTTCCTGCAGCAGCACGATGTCCGGCGCTTCGTCGCGGATCACCCGCACGACCTCGTCGAGGCTGTAGGCGATGTCCTCGGCGCTGGGGCTGTCGTCCGGGCCGGTGGTGTCGGGCAGGTCGTCCCAGAAGATGTAGCGCTTGCCAGCCAGGTACTGGACGTTCCAGGTCATCACCTTCAATGCCTGCCCCGGTTGCAGCTGCGGCGCCGGCACGCGGCATTGCGCGGCGACGGGTTCGCGTTCGGCGGGGTGCCAGGCCAGCAGCCAGGCGGCAGCGGTGACGGCGAGCAACAGGACGATGAACAGCAGGAACAGGATTCGTCTGGGCAGCGAAGGGCTCATGGGTGACCAGGGGCTATGCTTGTTGGGTCCAGAGGATAGTGTCTGTGACCGCGCATTTCACCTGCG includes these proteins:
- a CDS encoding transporter substrate-binding domain-containing protein, whose protein sequence is MHLSRLAGLTLALLCLHATAVERPTLADRLPRPLPALTVGYYEFPPYTYTAPDGSTRGSGAEMVRRILLKAGYRADFRPLPSARLYLGLQDGSVQLWAGAPGKQELAGSTLECERTLGHVELNLYHLPSRPSPKMPEGLTGSRVILISGYSYWRPITDLLADPALKLELHRTSTHTAALQMLERGRGDFLIDYQTPVEQAQRELNMVPLAFDHLYSVPTKLIVSRRAPDAEALRVQLDHAYDELQAAGYEMKLP
- a CDS encoding endonuclease/exonuclease/phosphatase family protein is translated as MSPSLPRRILFLLFIVLLLAVTAAAWLLAWHPAEREPVAAQCRVPAPQLQPGQALKVMTWNVQYLAGKRYIFWDDLPDTTGPDDSPSAEDIAYSLDEVVRVIRDEAPDIVLLQEVDDGAAATGKQDQQALIGDRLADLYPCSAATFDWKARFDPNPHVFGSAGRKLVTFSRFQITGGERIALPQRSSIPLLRLFAPQPAMLQSNLPIRGGGQLSVVNTWLQRPNGDDTPQRQVEAVEAHLSTLQAAGRPWLLGGDLGLLPLGQYPYLPEVLRAPYRANSELNLLAARFPVIPAVEESSGADQENWYTHFPNDPRVHKPDRTLDYLIHSPSLSRVEAGVRRSDTLRISNHLPLAARFLLPH